GCGACCAAAGAGAAGGGGCAATAAGCCATGGCATTCAGTAGTGGTGGTGGCAAGGGCCCCATGGCAGACATCAACGTCACGCCCCTCGTGGACGTGATGCTGGTTCTGCTGATCATCTTCATCGTGACCGCGCCGATCATGACGTACCCGATCGCCGTGGACCTGCCGCAGCGCGTGCTCAACCCACCGCCGCAGCTGGTCGAACCGCCGCCGCCGATCGAACTCAAGATCGACGCCAGCAACCAGGTCACGTGGAACAACAGCCCGATCGGCACGCACGA
Above is a genomic segment from Stenotrophomonas sp. ESTM1D_MKCIP4_1 containing:
- a CDS encoding biopolymer transporter ExbD; this translates as MAFSSGGGKGPMADINVTPLVDVMLVLLIIFIVTAPIMTYPIAVDLPQRVLNPPPQLVEPPPPIELKIDASNQVTWNNSPIGTHELQQRMEQEVQRDPTNQPELRIDASPDSEYDVMAKVLAAAKNAQMKKIGFVQQ